Proteins encoded within one genomic window of Bacteroidetes Order II. bacterium:
- a CDS encoding riboflavin synthase has protein sequence MFTGIIETVGTVQSITKLGGGRRFGIQSDVVPMLKVDQSIACNGVCLTVVALEEQVFFVEAIEETLRKTTLGGWEVGQRVNMERAMLLSARLDGHIVQGHVDATGTIESVVSEETGWLFTIRFGLQHKALVIPRGSIAIDGISLTVARLSEEVLTIGIIPYTFHHTVVSDWQVGTMVNIEFDLLGKYVVGWLEQRENAA, from the coding sequence ATGTTTACTGGTATTATTGAAACCGTTGGAACCGTTCAAAGCATCACCAAATTGGGTGGTGGGCGCCGTTTTGGGATTCAGTCCGATGTGGTGCCAATGCTTAAAGTGGACCAGAGCATCGCCTGTAATGGGGTTTGTTTAACGGTGGTGGCGCTGGAAGAACAGGTGTTTTTTGTAGAAGCGATCGAAGAAACCTTGCGAAAAACCACCTTGGGTGGATGGGAAGTTGGACAACGGGTGAATATGGAACGGGCCATGTTGTTGTCTGCACGATTGGATGGTCATATTGTTCAAGGCCATGTGGATGCAACTGGAACCATAGAAAGTGTGGTCTCGGAAGAAACGGGATGGCTGTTTACCATCCGTTTTGGGCTGCAGCATAAAGCATTGGTGATCCCAAGAGGTTCTATTGCCATTGATGGGATCAGCCTAACTGTGGCACGTTTGTCGGAAGAGGTCTTGACCATCGGGATTATTCCCTATACCTTTCATCATACGGTGGTCTCCGATTGGCAAGTGGGTACGATGGTTAATATAGAGTTTGACCTACTTGGAAAATATGTGGTGGGCTGGTTAGAACAACGTGAAAATGCGGCCTAA
- a CDS encoding high-potential iron-sulfur protein: MQEKLNRRDFLFKAAMVGAVAPALAGTLAACGGGGDTAAAGCNDTTGLAPADITMRQTLKYVDVTTDPTKACDGCQLYIAATGGAACGKCSVVKGPIAPKGYCTSWVKKA; encoded by the coding sequence ATGCAAGAAAAACTCAACCGCAGAGACTTCTTATTTAAGGCTGCCATGGTTGGCGCTGTCGCACCTGCCTTAGCAGGAACGTTAGCTGCCTGTGGCGGTGGTGGCGATACCGCAGCAGCGGGTTGTAACGACACAACGGGCCTTGCACCTGCGGACATCACCATGCGTCAAACCCTGAAGTACGTAGATGTAACAACCGATCCGACGAAGGCTTGTGACGGTTGTCAACTCTATATTGCAGCAACCGGCGGTGCGGCTTGTGGCAAATGCAGTGTGGTCAAAGGACCGATCGCACCCAAAGGATACTGCACCAGTTGGGTTAAAAAAGCCTAA
- a CDS encoding SDR family oxidoreductase yields the protein MQIMSYGLLKGKKGVIFGAMIETSIAWAIAEAAHREGAQFVLSNAPVTKRFGNLPKLSEITGNSPVIYADATSDEDLKALFEATKFHFGGQIDFIVHAIGQSINIRKGLAYTELDYENMHKTLDISAISLHRVIRASLDTEALADGSSVVALSYIGAQRTFSKYSEMNDAKALLESIARTYGYNLGKRKIRVNTISQSPTITVAGQGLKGFDAMFEFANRVSPLGNADAASCADYTVSLLSDLTRMVTMQNLFHDGGFSSTGMSDELILMLAEALTKDEGNLG from the coding sequence ATACAGATTATGAGTTACGGACTCTTAAAAGGGAAAAAAGGCGTCATCTTTGGGGCCATGATTGAAACCTCCATTGCTTGGGCCATTGCCGAAGCGGCCCATCGGGAAGGGGCACAGTTTGTGCTTTCCAATGCGCCCGTTACTAAGCGATTTGGAAATTTGCCCAAACTGTCTGAAATAACAGGAAATAGCCCTGTTATCTATGCGGATGCCACCAGTGATGAAGACCTGAAAGCGCTCTTCGAAGCAACCAAATTCCATTTTGGCGGTCAAATTGATTTTATCGTTCATGCCATTGGGCAAAGCATTAACATCCGTAAAGGGCTTGCTTATACCGAGTTGGACTATGAGAACATGCACAAAACGTTAGATATTTCCGCGATTAGCCTGCATCGTGTCATCCGCGCCTCTTTAGATACCGAGGCATTGGCAGACGGGTCTTCGGTGGTGGCCCTCAGTTATATTGGGGCACAGCGTACGTTCTCAAAATACTCCGAGATGAATGATGCAAAGGCATTGTTGGAGTCTATTGCTCGTACCTACGGCTACAACCTCGGTAAGCGGAAAATCCGGGTGAACACCATTTCCCAAAGCCCAACTATTACGGTTGCAGGACAGGGCCTGAAAGGCTTCGATGCCATGTTCGAGTTTGCCAATCGGGTTTCGCCACTTGGTAATGCCGATGCCGCTTCGTGTGCCGATTATACGGTTTCGTTGCTCTCGGACCTGACCCGCATGGTGACGATGCAAAATCTCTTTCACGACGGAGGGTTTAGTTCTACGGGCATGTCGGACGAGCTTATTCTGATGTTGGCAGAAGCACTGACAAAGGACGAAGGGAATCTGGGTTAA
- a CDS encoding sigma 54-interacting transcriptional regulator, whose translation MNPPPIQTLGELKKSGYVFRTVKEELRHNLILKLKAKQPVFEGMIGYERTVIPQIQNALLARHDLILLGLRGQGKTRLIRMLASLLDEYIPFIEGSELNENPLNPITKYGKNLVNEKGDETPITWLHRSERYTEKLATPDTNMADLIGDIDPIKAATRRLTYADEEVIHFGLIPRANRGIFAINELPDLQPRIQVGLLNIMEEQDVQIRGFNLRIPLDLLLVFTANPEDYTNRGSIITPLKDRIDSQIITHYPKNLETGIEITRQEAWQERGGGVQIEVPHFFREIIEQVAFEARTSEYIDQKSGVSVRMTRSALEALISAAERRALFHHEQKTTVRISDLLQVEPAITGKVELVYEGEQEGAQNVARLLIGKAVKAIFLRYFPDPADKKSGKAAYKEVLNWFAKGNSLTFRHDMDQADYHKALTKIHGLEEMVQKTIQTHREADKLVMMEWVLEALHQHSLVGKDYSEFFASYSDIVGSMLSGIGNLSDEDEDWDDDTYRRPRK comes from the coding sequence ATGAATCCTCCTCCCATCCAAACCCTTGGCGAATTAAAAAAGTCCGGATACGTCTTCCGAACGGTTAAAGAAGAATTACGCCATAACCTGATCCTAAAGCTCAAGGCAAAACAACCTGTCTTCGAGGGGATGATCGGCTATGAACGAACGGTCATTCCACAAATTCAGAATGCACTCCTTGCCCGTCACGACCTTATCCTACTAGGCCTACGCGGACAAGGCAAGACCAGGCTCATACGGATGCTGGCTTCGCTCTTAGATGAATATATCCCTTTTATCGAAGGCAGCGAACTCAATGAAAACCCACTGAACCCCATCACAAAGTATGGGAAAAACTTGGTAAATGAAAAAGGCGACGAAACCCCCATCACTTGGCTACACAGATCGGAACGATACACTGAAAAACTCGCCACGCCGGATACCAATATGGCAGACCTGATCGGGGATATTGACCCCATCAAAGCCGCTACCCGACGATTGACCTATGCCGACGAAGAAGTGATCCATTTTGGATTAATCCCACGCGCCAATCGGGGAATCTTTGCGATCAATGAATTACCAGACCTCCAGCCACGGATCCAAGTGGGGCTTCTGAACATTATGGAAGAGCAAGATGTCCAGATACGGGGCTTTAACCTCCGTATTCCACTAGACCTGCTGCTGGTTTTTACTGCCAATCCCGAAGACTACACCAATCGTGGCAGTATCATTACCCCCCTTAAAGACCGGATTGACAGCCAGATCATTACCCACTATCCTAAGAACTTAGAAACGGGGATCGAAATTACCCGCCAAGAAGCTTGGCAAGAACGAGGTGGTGGCGTACAAATAGAGGTGCCACACTTCTTTCGGGAAATCATTGAACAAGTAGCTTTCGAGGCCCGTACCAGCGAATACATAGACCAGAAGTCCGGCGTTTCGGTTCGGATGACACGCTCCGCACTCGAAGCCCTGATCTCCGCTGCCGAAAGACGCGCCCTCTTCCACCATGAACAAAAAACCACTGTACGGATATCAGACTTGTTGCAAGTTGAACCAGCCATCACCGGAAAAGTGGAATTGGTATATGAAGGAGAGCAAGAAGGAGCCCAAAATGTCGCTCGATTACTCATCGGAAAAGCCGTAAAGGCCATTTTTCTGCGTTACTTCCCCGATCCAGCAGATAAAAAATCAGGGAAAGCCGCTTATAAAGAAGTCCTGAACTGGTTTGCGAAAGGAAATAGCCTTACTTTTCGGCACGACATGGACCAAGCAGATTATCATAAAGCCCTCACAAAGATCCATGGACTCGAAGAAATGGTACAAAAAACCATCCAAACCCACCGAGAGGCGGACAAGCTGGTAATGATGGAGTGGGTACTGGAAGCGTTGCACCAACATTCCCTCGTCGGAAAAGACTATTCGGAGTTCTTTGCTTCCTATAGCGACATCGTGGGGTCTATGTTATCTGGCATTGGGAATTTATCCGACGAAGACGAAGATTGGGACGACGACACCTATCGCCGCCCCCGAAAATAA
- a CDS encoding response regulator, with product MKILAVDDDPSLRRLLYFFLKDQYEVVTLASAEEAIEYVRANPPDAVIMDVGFGGGMDGDEAVLELRRTHPHLPIIALSGYVFKRHREICRDVGYTDFVPKPFSQEQIIASLEKWLSYTLART from the coding sequence ATGAAAATTCTGGCTGTGGATGACGATCCCTCTCTTCGCCGATTGTTGTATTTTTTTCTAAAAGACCAGTATGAGGTCGTGACGCTGGCTTCTGCTGAAGAGGCCATAGAATATGTCCGTGCAAATCCACCTGATGCTGTGATCATGGATGTTGGATTTGGCGGGGGGATGGATGGAGATGAAGCCGTTCTGGAACTAAGGCGGACCCATCCACACCTTCCAATAATCGCCCTGAGTGGTTATGTATTTAAGCGTCATCGTGAAATTTGTCGTGACGTTGGTTATACTGATTTTGTACCTAAACCTTTTTCACAGGAACAAATCATCGCTTCGCTCGAAAAGTGGTTATCTTATACCCTTGCCCGCACATAA
- a CDS encoding HAD family phosphatase — protein sequence MIELFISDIDGCLSEVYRPHKLGAFQRITDFVVREDAVFPKWSLCSGRSGPYVEAMAQLFGLTQPVLFEGGAGMLHLTTGHVQWHPAFEEGVNLDIQEVQRWLQQAIIGSPIVYDYGKRTQAGVVCPDRAALARFFPIVEQHILQHYPNLVAFQTPYSVDVIPKATTKADGILWLSRITGIPLHKMAYIGDAGMDIGALKLVGFPFAPANAHESVKALGIQITTGSYVEGVLEAYDWCVSWNRMKQYGRDTLPVGV from the coding sequence ATGATTGAACTTTTTATCTCGGATATAGACGGCTGTCTTTCGGAGGTTTATCGTCCGCATAAGTTGGGTGCATTCCAGCGCATAACAGATTTTGTTGTACGAGAAGATGCTGTATTTCCGAAGTGGTCATTATGCTCTGGACGATCGGGGCCGTATGTGGAGGCCATGGCCCAACTGTTCGGGCTAACCCAGCCGGTGCTCTTTGAAGGAGGGGCTGGTATGTTGCATCTTACCACCGGACACGTGCAATGGCATCCCGCTTTTGAAGAAGGGGTAAATCTCGACATTCAGGAGGTTCAACGTTGGCTTCAACAAGCGATCATTGGCTCCCCCATCGTATATGATTATGGAAAGCGTACACAAGCGGGCGTGGTTTGTCCAGACCGAGCCGCTTTAGCGCGGTTTTTCCCCATTGTGGAGCAACATATTCTCCAGCATTATCCGAATCTGGTGGCATTCCAAACCCCTTATTCGGTAGATGTAATCCCGAAAGCCACTACAAAGGCCGATGGAATCTTGTGGCTTTCTCGGATAACAGGCATTCCATTGCACAAAATGGCTTATATCGGGGATGCTGGGATGGATATTGGGGCCCTAAAATTGGTCGGTTTTCCTTTTGCACCTGCCAATGCCCACGAATCGGTAAAAGCATTGGGCATCCAAATTACAACCGGAAGCTATGTGGAGGGTGTTTTGGAGGCATACGATTGGTGTGTTTCGTGGAACCGGATGAAGCAATACGGACGCGACACCTTGCCCGTCGGGGTTTGA
- a CDS encoding ABC transporter ATP-binding protein translates to MDATPLLLVQDLHKCYCPTEGKVVAQVSFAVQEEEIFALLGPSGCGKTTILRMIGGFERPDQGRIILRSRTLSDAHTWIRPEKRGIGFVFQEYALFPHLDVRANVMFGLHHLPKSARPDRADEMLRLVGLQKLAHRKPHELSGGQQQRVALARAMAPKPQLILLDEPFSNLDAVLRNETRDELRLLLKEAKMSAILVTHDQEEAFSFADRIGVMQEGHLEQLGTPEELYYEPNTLFVAQFLGKTNLFFSEAAGNMAESPVGTISLKRAAKGDVLVALRPEHLDIRLVNEGDPIQAEVISKDFRGHDITYRLRQKGLEFLVHTDNRHRFNVGDRVSVKPVEPGVVLKRA, encoded by the coding sequence ATGGACGCAACACCCCTACTATTAGTACAAGACCTGCATAAATGTTATTGTCCTACTGAAGGCAAAGTGGTAGCGCAGGTTTCTTTTGCGGTGCAAGAAGAGGAGATTTTTGCCCTCTTAGGCCCAAGTGGTTGTGGAAAAACCACCATTTTACGGATGATTGGGGGGTTTGAACGACCAGACCAAGGACGGATTATACTAAGGAGCCGCACCCTTTCGGATGCGCATACATGGATTCGGCCAGAAAAGAGGGGCATTGGCTTTGTCTTTCAGGAATATGCCCTATTCCCGCATTTAGATGTTCGGGCAAATGTAATGTTTGGCTTGCACCACCTCCCCAAATCTGCCCGCCCCGACCGTGCCGACGAAATGCTCCGGCTTGTAGGCTTGCAAAAACTGGCTCACCGAAAACCACACGAACTTTCTGGCGGACAACAACAACGAGTAGCCCTTGCCCGCGCAATGGCCCCCAAACCACAACTCATTCTGTTAGACGAACCCTTCTCGAATTTAGACGCCGTCCTTCGCAACGAAACACGCGACGAATTGCGCCTTTTATTGAAAGAAGCCAAAATGAGCGCCATTCTGGTAACACACGATCAAGAAGAAGCTTTTTCATTTGCAGACCGAATCGGGGTAATGCAAGAAGGCCACCTCGAACAATTGGGGACTCCCGAAGAACTCTATTACGAGCCCAATACCTTGTTCGTCGCCCAGTTTCTCGGCAAGACCAACTTGTTCTTTTCTGAGGCAGCCGGAAATATGGCCGAAAGCCCGGTTGGAACCATTTCCCTAAAGCGTGCTGCCAAAGGCGATGTTTTAGTCGCACTCCGACCAGAGCACTTAGACATTCGTTTGGTGAACGAAGGGGATCCGATACAAGCCGAAGTCATCTCTAAGGATTTCCGTGGCCACGACATCACCTACCGCCTCCGTCAAAAAGGGCTGGAATTTTTGGTACATACCGATAATCGCCACCGCTTTAATGTCGGTGATCGGGTTTCCGTAAAACCGGTTGAACCCGGTGTGGTCCTTAAACGCGCATAA